A stretch of DNA from Micromonospora sp. NBC_01813:
CGTCGACCGGCTGCTGGTCGGCGGCGGCATGTGCTTCACCTTCCTCAAGGCCCAGGGCCACGAGGTCGGCAAGTCGCTGCTGGAGACCGAGATGGTCGACACCTGCCGTGACCTGCTGGAGCGGGCCGCCGGCAAGATCGTGCTGCCGGTGGACGTGGTGGCCGCCACCGCGTTCGCCGCCGACGCCGACCACGACGTGGTCGACGCTGCGGCGATCCCGGCCGACCGGCTCGGGCTGGACATCGGCCCGCGCAGCGTCGCCGTGTTCACCGAGGCACTGTCCGGGGCGCACACGGTCTTCTGGAACGGGCCGATGGGCGTGTTCGAGCTGGCGCCGTTCGCGGCCGGCACCCGTGGGGTCGCCGAGGCGATCACCAAGGTCGACGGCTTCACCGTCGTCGGTGGGGGAGACTCGGCGGCGGCGGTGCGGGCGCTCGGCCTCGACGAGTCCGCCTTCGGCCACATCTCGACCGGCGGGGGCGCCTCGCTGGAGTACCTGGAGGGCAAGACCCTCCCCGGCATCGCCGCCCTGGAGAAGTGAGATCAGTGCCGAAGACCGCTGACCGCCGGCCGCTGATGGCCGGCAACTGGAAGATGAACCTCAACCACCTGGAAGCGATCGCGCTGGTCCAGAAGCTGGCGTTCAGCCTGAACGTGCAGCAGCTGACCGACGTCGAGGCGGTGGTGCTGCCGCCGTTCACCGCGCTGCGCAGCGTGCAGACCCTGATCGACGGCGACAAGCTGGTCATCGGGTACGGCGCACAGGACCTGTCGCCGTACGCCGGTGGTGCCTACACCGGAGACATCTCCGGGGCGATGCTGGCGAAGCTGGGCTGCCAGTACGTCACCGTCGGGCACTCGGAGCGGCGGGCCTACCACCACGAGGACGACTCGGTGGTCAAGGCCAAGGTCGCGGCCGCGCTCGCCAACGGGATCACCCCGATCCTGTGCGTCGGCGAAGGTCTCGACGTGCGGGAGGCCAACGGGCACGTCGCGCACTGCAACGACCAGTTGACCGCAGCGCTCGCCGGGCTGACCGCCGAGCAGGTGGTCAAGGTCGTCGTCGCGTACGAGCCGGTCTGGGCGATCGGCACCGGCAAGACCGCCACCCCGGCGGACGCCCAGGAGGTCTGCGGTGCGGTCCGGGCCCGGCTCGCCGAGCTGTACGACGGGGCCACCGCCAACCAGGTCCGGGTGCTCTACGGTGGCTCGGTCAAGGCGGCGAACATCGCGGCGATCATGGCCGAGGTCGATGTCGACGGTGCGCTGATCGGCGGAGCCAGCCTGGACGCCGAGGAGTTCGCGCAGATCGTCCGGTTCCCGGAGCACGTGAAGCGCTGAGGCACCCATCGATCCGGTGGCGTCGGGCAACCCCGGCGCCCCCGGATCACCGGGCCCGGTGGCGACGCTGCAGATCCCGCCCGGTGCCGGTCGTCACACGGCCGGGCGGACCGCTATCCTTGGTGAGCCTGAGTGCCGGCCCACTCGGGTTCGTCCGGTTGGTCCGTAGGACCCCGCGGCGACCGTCATGAGAGGATTGACCACTGCCATGCCGATCGAGTTCGCCTACGTATTGATCGTGTTGCTGGTGATCACGAGCGTGATGCTCACCATGCTGATCCTGCTGCACAAGGGCAAGGGCGGCGGCATGTCCAGCATGTTCGGTGGCGGGGTGAGCACCAGCCTGGCCGGATCCTCGGTGGCTGAGAAGAACCTCGACCGGTACACCGTGCTCGCCGGCATCGTGTGGTTCGCCTGCATCGTCGGCCTGGGCCTGTGGCTCAAGGTCGCGATGAACACGGGTGTGTGATTCGTCGCTGTCCGTCGTAAGATTTCGCGCGGCCCGTTGATACGGGTCGCGCTTTCTTTTCCGCAGCATCCGCTTCACCCGCGTCGCACCACCGGCCCCGCCGTGGTGACACCCCTCTCGACGACAGGAGCGACCCCTATGGCGAGCACCAACACCATCCGTGGCAGCAGGGTGGGCGCCAGCCCGGCCCGACCGACCGAGCGGGCGCAACCCGCGCCGCGGCGGCAGACGACCTACTGGTGCGCCAACGCGCACGAGGTGGACATCAGCCTGGCCGCCGACGTGACGACGCCGGAAACCTGGGAGTGCCCTCGCTGCGGGCTGCCCGCCGGGCAGGACCGACACAACCCGCCGGCGCGCCCGCGCAACGAGCCGTACAAGTCGCACCTGGCGTACGTGAAGGAGCGGCGCAGCGAGGCCGACGGCGAGGCCATCCTCGCCGAAGCACTCGCGGCGGTCCGCGCCCGGCGCGGCGAGGTCTGACCGCGTGTATCATCATCTCAGCTTGAAGTGGGTACTGCCGGTTTCGGGCACAGACAAGGGCTAAGACACTGATTAATCGGACCTTCACCTTCGCGAAGCACCACACGCCCAGTCCGGTGCGGGTGGCCGTGCGATGGACGATGCTTGAGACGCGAAATGCCAGAAGTCGGCTGACGGTCCCGGTGACCACGCGGTGCGAGTACGACAACGTCTATCACTGTACGGTTCGCAAGACGGCGAGCCAATGGGTGAAATCGCTACTCAGTGACCCGGTCGTGTATCGCCATTCCGGATTGTTGCCCTTCGACCAGCGGGTGCACCGCCGGCGCTACCCGGACGCCATCCCGCCCGGCCGTGTCGCCTCGTCGCTCTTTGTCTCCCGCAAGCGCTTCGACTCGATCCCCAAGCCGGAAAAGTACCGCGCGTTCTTCATCCAACGTGACCCGCGCGACATCGTCGTCTCGAGCTACTTCTCGCTGCGCGGCTCCCACACGCCGATGGGCGACATTCTGCAGCACCGGAAGATCCTCCGGGAAACACCGGCCAAGGAAGGGATGCTGTACATCATCAAGCACCTTTCCGAGACCAACCTCTTCTCCTGTCTCCGGTCGTGGGTGGTCGCGCCCAGCACGGAAGCGGTCCGCATTTTCCGGTACGAGGATCTGACCGGCGAACAGCAGTTGGATGAGGTGGATCAGCTGCTGCGGCACTGCGGGATTGCGCTTCCTCGGCCTGATCTGGTGGCACTGCTCGAGCGGCACGGTTTCTCCCGGATGCGGAAGACCCGGCTGGAGGACGGGTCGAATTCTCACTACCGCAAGGGTGAAGCCGGCGACTGGATGAACCACTTCGACGACGACATCTACGAAGCCTTCGTCAAAGCGACCGGTGACCTTGTCCAGCGTTGCGGCTACCCCACCCGGGAGGAGGCGCTTCGTGACCTTGAAGCGCCCCACCAAGGGGACCCTGTCGGTTAGGAAACGGCCCTGATCAACCAGACCTTGACGTACGCCAAGCATCACACGCCCGATTCTGTGCGGGTGGCCGCACGCTGGGCGATGCTGGAAACG
This window harbors:
- the secG gene encoding preprotein translocase subunit SecG, which encodes MPIEFAYVLIVLLVITSVMLTMLILLHKGKGGGMSSMFGGGVSTSLAGSSVAEKNLDRYTVLAGIVWFACIVGLGLWLKVAMNTGV
- the tpiA gene encoding triose-phosphate isomerase, with the translated sequence MAGNWKMNLNHLEAIALVQKLAFSLNVQQLTDVEAVVLPPFTALRSVQTLIDGDKLVIGYGAQDLSPYAGGAYTGDISGAMLAKLGCQYVTVGHSERRAYHHEDDSVVKAKVAAALANGITPILCVGEGLDVREANGHVAHCNDQLTAALAGLTAEQVVKVVVAYEPVWAIGTGKTATPADAQEVCGAVRARLAELYDGATANQVRVLYGGSVKAANIAAIMAEVDVDGALIGGASLDAEEFAQIVRFPEHVKR
- a CDS encoding RNA polymerase-binding protein RbpA, which produces MASTNTIRGSRVGASPARPTERAQPAPRRQTTYWCANAHEVDISLAADVTTPETWECPRCGLPAGQDRHNPPARPRNEPYKSHLAYVKERRSEADGEAILAEALAAVRARRGEV
- a CDS encoding sulfotransferase domain-containing protein, which codes for MINRTFTFAKHHTPSPVRVAVRWTMLETRNARSRLTVPVTTRCEYDNVYHCTVRKTASQWVKSLLSDPVVYRHSGLLPFDQRVHRRRYPDAIPPGRVASSLFVSRKRFDSIPKPEKYRAFFIQRDPRDIVVSSYFSLRGSHTPMGDILQHRKILRETPAKEGMLYIIKHLSETNLFSCLRSWVVAPSTEAVRIFRYEDLTGEQQLDEVDQLLRHCGIALPRPDLVALLERHGFSRMRKTRLEDGSNSHYRKGEAGDWMNHFDDDIYEAFVKATGDLVQRCGYPTREEALRDLEAPHQGDPVG